Proteins from a genomic interval of Desulfurispira natronophila:
- a CDS encoding nucleotidyltransferase family protein, with translation MNDELIAKLRELKPTLRERYGIEEFAVFGSVAKGMDTPQSDVDIAVLKMQIKSGFDLIRARNFLRESLDREVDIGTYSSMKTFIKNRIKKDFIHV, from the coding sequence ATGAACGATGAGCTGATCGCAAAGCTAAGAGAACTCAAGCCAACCCTGAGAGAGCGCTATGGCATAGAAGAATTTGCCGTATTTGGCAGCGTTGCAAAGGGCATGGACACACCACAAAGCGATGTGGATATCGCTGTATTGAAGATGCAGATTAAGAGTGGCTTTGATTTGATTCGTGCCAGGAATTTCCTGAGGGAGAGTCTGGATAGGGAGGTTGATATAGGTACGTATAGCTCCATGAAAACATTTATAAAAAACAGAATTAAAAAAGACTTCATCCATGTTTGA